A stretch of DNA from Paraburkholderia flava:
CGCTGCGCGACACTCTGCAGCAGGCTGTTCATCACGTACGCGTTGCGCGGGTCGATTGCGTGCGGTGCGCTTTCGCCCGCGACGAGCGGCTGCGCGTGCGCGACGACGATGCCGCGCTGATCGGTGACCTCGGCGATCAGATACGGATTGACGCGATAGCCGCCGTTCGCGAATACCGAGTACGCGCCCGCCATCTGCAGCGGCGTGACGAGCCCCGCGCCGAGCGCCATCGGCAGATAGGCCGGATGACGATCCGCATCGAAGCCGAAACGCGTGATGTACTGCTGCGCGTATTTCGTTCCGATCTGGTTGAGGATGCGGATCGATACGAGATTCTTCGATTTCATCAGCGCGGTGCGCATCGTCATCGGACCATCGAAACCGCCGCCGTAGTTCTTCGGCTCCCACGCCTGGCCGCCGGTTTCGGCGGCGCTGAAAAAGAGCGGCGCGTCGTTGATGATCGTGGCCGGCGCGAGGCCCTTTTCGAGCGAAGCCGAATAGATGAACGGCTTGAAGCTCGAACCCGGTTGACGCCACGCCTGCGTCACGTGATTGAACTTGTTCTTGTTGAAGTCGAAGCCGCCGACGAGCGCGCGGATCGCGCCGTCCTGCGGCACCACCGATACGAACGCGCCTTCCACCTGCGGCAACTGCGTGATCGACCAGTTGCCCTCGTCGTCCTTGACGACGCGAATGATCGCGCCCGGTCGCACGCGCTGGTTCGGCTGCGCGCGCGGACCCAATGCGAACGACGCGAAGCGCAGCCCGTCGCCTTCGATCGTCGCGGTGTTGCCGTCGATGAACGTGACCTGCACCTGCTTCGGCGTCGCCGACGTGACCATCGCCGCGACGATTTCGCCGTTGTCCGGGTGTTCGAGCAACGCGTCGTCGATGGCTTGCTCGCGATCGTCGCCGGGTGGCGGCAGATCGATGAACGCTTCCGGTCCACGGTAGCCGTGACGGCGCTCGTAGTCCATCAAGCCTTTACGCAGCGCGCGATAGGCGACGTCCTGATCGGCAGAGTCGATCGTCGTGACGACATTCAGGCCGCGCGTGTACGCTTCTTCGCGGTACTGCGCGTACATCATCTGCCGCACCATTTCTGCAACGTACTCCGCGTGCACGCTGAACTCCTTGCCCGCGCCCTTGACGACGAGCGGCTGCTTCGCGGCTTCGTCGTACTGCTGCTGCGTGATGTAGTTCAGTTCGAGCATGCGCTGCAGGATGTACTCCTGCCGCACCTTCGCGCGCTTCGGATTGACCACCGGGTTATACGCGGAGGGCGCTTTCGGTAGCCCGGCGAGCATCGCGCATTCGGCCAGCGTCAGATCCTTCATGTCCTTGCCGAAGTACACGCGCGCCGCGCTCGCGAAACCGTATGCGCGCTGCCCGAGATAGATCTGATTCATGTACACCTCGAGAATCTGATCCTTCGACAGCTTCGACTCGATCTTGTACGCGAGCAGCATCTCGTAGATCTTGCGCGTGTAGGTTTTCTCGCTCGACAGGAAGAAGTTGCGCGCGACCTGCATCGTGATCGTGCTTGCGCCCTGCGTCGCGTGACCGTTCGTCAGCGCGACGAAGCCTGCGCGCGCGATGCCGGTGAGATCGACGCCGCCGTGATCGTAGAAGCGCGCGTCTTCGATTGCGAGCACGGCCTTCTTCAGATTGTCCGGTACGTCCTGGATATGAACGACGTCACGACGCTCCTCGCCGAATTCGCCGATCAGCACGTGATCGGCCGTGTAGATGCGCAGCGGCACCTTCGGCTGGTAATCGGTGAGCGCGTCGAGCGACGGCAGGTTCGGTGTCGCGACGACGAGCGCGTAACCGAGCACGAGACCGACACACACGATGCCAGCAACGATCAGCCCCACGAAGCCGAGCAACAGCTTCATCCATAGGGAACGCTTGCGCTTTTCGGGTGCGGGCGGCGGGGATGTAGGAGACGTGGATTGCATATGAACACCAAAAAACAGTCCCGCGATTATAGCCGCCCGGTTCCGTGGCTTTCGACACGCTTACTTCTCGTATGACTTCGCGTAGCGTATCGCGTGAACATGACTTCACTCTAGCCGCTTTGCGACGCCGCGCGCGACGCGCGATGCCGCGTTAGCCGTCCGGCCGAATGTCGCGCGAACGTCACGTTTCGCACAATGCGTCATCAGGCCTGTGCACGAATGGTTCGTCGCGGGATGCAATGGTGTGGAGGCGCGATGGCATTCGGGAGTTCGTTGTTGTTGCCGGCGCGGCGGTTTGCCGCCGGCGTCGATGTGAGCCAGCAGGCACTGCGGCTCGTCGTGCTGAGCAGGCGGTCGCGTGCCGGCGGCGGAGCGCGGGTCGAGCATATGGGCGAAGCGCCGCTCACGCCCGGTGCAATGGCAGGCGCGGAGATGGTGGACCGCACGGCAGTGTCGCGTGCGTTGCGGCATCTGTTTGCGGAACTGCCGTCGCGCTGCGACACGCAGGCGTTGAGCTGCGCGATGGGATTACCTGCGTCGGCGATCGCTACGGCGACCGTGCCGCTCGCGCAGTTCGGCGGCGTGCGCGTGGCGAGTCATCGCGTGCATGCGACGCTCGAGCCGGCTGTGATGGTGGAGGCTGAGCGGATCGCGGGCATCGAGCGGCACGCGCTCGCGGTGGACTGGTTCGTCGAGGATGCCCTGCACAACGCAAGTCACGCGCACGACGAAGGACGCGTGACCATCGCGGCTGCCGGTCGAGCGCATCTCGAAGCGCGTGTCGAATGCGCGGCGTCGGCCGGGATTACGCTGACCGCGCTCGATGGCGAACCGCACGCGGCACTGCGCGCGCTGCGTTACGCCGCTTCCTGCGAACTGACGCCACGCGAACCGTACGTCGCGCTGTGGATCGGCACGGAGAGCGTGCACGGCTGGCACATCGCCGGCGAAACGATGACCGGTGAGATCCGCTATCCGTCGCTCGAGTACGCGGGTTTCGCCGACGCGCTGCGCGATCTCGCGCGTCAGGATGCGCCGGGGTGCGCGCTCGTCGGTGGAGAACTGGAGCTGCTCGACGGCATCGGCTTTTCGATGGCGGATATCGGTGACGTACTCGGCTGCACTGTGCTGCCGTTCGAATGCGTGACGTTCGGTGAAGGCATCGCGGCGCATGCCGTCGAGCTGTTGCACGAACCGGCGTATGCGGTTGCATTCGGGCTTGCGTTGCGCGGGGTGTTCGAATGAAGGGTGCACGCGTTTTTCCTGATCGCGATTTCGCGTGGATCGGTGGATTCAATCTGTTGCCGTATCGCAGACGGAATGCGTTGCGTGCGCGGCGGCGCTTTGTAGCGGAGTGTGGTTTCGCGGCGCTGGTGGGCGGTGCATGCGTGCTGCTGCTCGTGGGGTGGCATACGTATCAGCGTTCGCGTATCGACGGTGAACGTGTGACCGTCGAGCGCACGCTGACACAGCTCGCCGTGCCGCTTGCCGAACACGCGCGCCTTTCGCGCGATGCGCACACGGCGCAGTCCGACGCGGCCGATGCGGCAACGCGTTCTGCTCCGCTCGATCATCTTCGCGACCTGCTTGACGTGCTGAGCAACGAGCCTGCATCGGGCGTCGTGTTGGAGCGGCTCCGGCATCGCGGGCAGCAGACCGATCTCGTCGCGCGGGCTGCGGATCGTGCGCTGTCCGCTGCATGGATCGAGCGACTCGATGGCGTGCGCGGGGCGCAAGGTGCCGATGCGAGTGATCTGCATCACGCGGCAAGTTCTGGTTCGGGGCACGGCAAGAGCGATGCCGTCGATGGTTCGTTCGAATTCGGCGCGGCGGTGCGCTGGGCAGGAGCGATGGACGATGCGAAGGGCGCGGTGCATCGAGCATTCGTCGCAGGTTCAGGAGGTGTGAAATGAGTACCACTGCGATGGGTCGTTTCGATGCGGGGCGTGCAGCATCAACGCGTTTTACGGAGGGATGGGTTTGGTTGAGCATTCCCCCCGAAGCATGGAGCAAGCAACGACGCTTCGTCGTCGCGCTGCTTGTCGCGTTCGCGGCATTCGTGCTCGGCGTACAAGGTATAAGGTCGGCGGATCTCGACGGCTTCGACGCGAGCCGTGCAACGCTCGCCGAAGCACAGCATCGCCTCGCCGACGCCCGGCATGCGATGACGCAACTGCCGACGTTACGCAATGAAGCACGTGAGCGTGCGCAACGCGCGCGTCCTGCGGTCTGGACTTCCGCAGACGACGTGCGCGCGTTATCCGCGCTCGCCGACGACAGCGGGCTCGCGCTCGTCTCTCTCGAACCCGGTGCCGAGAGCGGCGCGGCAACGGACACGATGCGGCCCGTGCAACTCGCCGCGCGCGGCGATTTCGCGGAGGTGCTGCAATTCATCGACGGGCTCACGACGCTGCCGGTGCTCGTCGTGCCGTTCGATGTCGAGATCAGGCGTGACGGCAATGTGCTGTCGATGAACGCGACGTTGCAGGTGTTCAGTCGTCTGTCGCCCGTGGCAAACGCGTTGTCCCATGCCGATGCGGACGACGATCCGGAGATCGTGTTCTACGATCCGTTTTCACAGCGAGCCACAAGTGTCGATGCATCGGCGGATGCGAGTCTGCGGCTTGTCGGGTTGCTGCGCGATCGCGTGCATGCACTGGCGCTGGTCGAAACCGACGACGGCCCGATTGCCGCAGAACCGGGCCAGCAGGTCGGCGATGCTCGCGTGACGCGCATCGATGCTGACGGTCTTACGTTGGCGACATCGTTGGGAGCGAAGCAATTGACGTTCGCGGAGGACGCACGATGAGCGTCGTACTCCCAACGCGTGGCTTGATCGCGTGTGTTGCAGCGCTCGTGCTGATGACTGCTCACGCACTCGCGCACGCTACCGTCGCTCCGCTGCCTGACCTCATGCCGATAGACGATTCCGTCGCATCGGCAGGCGTGCCGCCGTTGCCGCCCGGCGTACCGGAGGGCAGCACACCGAACCCGTTCAGTCCGCGAAGTGCAGGCGACAGCATCGACAGGGTAGAGGACGTAGAGGCCGTGCAAAAAGACCCGCTCGACGAAAGCACAACGACGGACGCAGCACCGCATCCATCAACGCCGCCGATTACCGCTGCTACACCACCCGACCCACTAGAGGGACCACCCACACCCCTTCCACCAACGCAACGAATGACCTCCGCTGCCAGCGATGAAACAGGAAACCTCACCGACAACAAACCAATCACGCTGGATTTCCAGCACGCAGAACTGGGCGCGGTGCTGAACGCGTTCGCGCGGTTCACAGGACTGAACATCGTATCGAGCGAGAAAGTGCGCGGCTTCGTTTCGCTGAAACTCGACAAGGTGCCGTGGCGCAATGCGTTCGATACGCTGCTCGACGTCAACGGCCTCGCGATGGAGCGTCGCGGCAACGTGATCTGGGTCGCGTCGCTCGCCGAACTCGCGGCACGCGAGCGACAGCGTTTCGAAGCGCACGCGCGGGATGCCGACCTCGAACCGCTCGTCAGCCGCACGTTTGAACTGCACTACGCGCGTGCCGACGATGTTCGCCGTCTGCTCGGCGCGGCAGGCAACCAGCGTGTGCTGTCGAAGCGTGGTTCGGTGATGGCGGACCCGCGCACGAACCTGCTGTTCGTCACCGATCTCGACGCGCGGCTCGCACAGATCGCGCAGCTGATCGCGACGATCGACCGGCCGACGCGGCAGGTGATGATCGAGGCACGCATCGTCGAAGGGGAGCAGGGGTTCTCGCGGAATCTCGGCGTGCGGATGGCGCTTGCCAATACCGCGGCGGATGGCGGCGGGACCGGCGTGGTCGGCGGCAACGAAGGAACGGTGCTCGACCTGACGGCCCGGCCGATTTCCGGTTTCGATGCGGCGACGGCCGGTTTGACGTTGTTCGCGGCGCGCGCCACTCGTCTGCTGAATATCGAGTTGAGTGCGCTGGAAGCCGAGGGCCGTGGGCAGACGGTATCGAGCCCGAACGTCGTCACCGCGGATCGGACGAAGGCGATCGTCGAGCAGGGCACCGAGTTGCCGTATCAGGCGAAGGTGGGGCAGGGCGTGTCGGGTGTGCAGTTTCGTCGTGCGAGCCTCAAGCTCGAGGTCGAACCGCAGATCACGCCCGACGGCCACGTCGTGCTCGATCTCGACGTCGCGAAAGACAGCGTCGGCGAACAGACCGCAGCCGGGCCAGCGATCAACACGAAACACGTGCAGACGCGGGTCGAAGTGGAAGACGGCGGAACCGTATCGATCGGAGGAATCTACGAGCAGAACGATCGCGACGATGTGACGGGTGTGCCAGTCCTGGGCAAAATACCGCTTCTAGGCGCACTTTTCAGGCATAGCGCGCATCGCGACCAGCACGACGAACTCGTGGTGCTGATCACGCCGCACGTGGTGCGAGCCGAATGATGTGGCCGCCGGCGCAGGCTCGACAAGGCAGTCGCTTTGCCAGTAAGCTGCGGCACAAACTACCGGATTACCAGAGGATAGCGTTGCAACCGCGGGACTCACACGCCAATGTATTTTTCGTAGGGCTCATGGGGGCAGGCAAGACCACCGTGGGCCGGGCCGTGGCGCGTCGGCTGGAGCGCCCGTTCTTCGATTCCGACCATGAAATCGAAGCCCGCACCGGCGCCCGCATTCCGCTGATTTTCGAGCACGAAGGCGAGGCGGGTTTTCGAGATCGCGAAGCGCAGGTTATCGGCGATCTCACCGCACGCGACAACATCGTGCTCGCGACCGGCGGCGGGGCGGTGCTGCGGCCGGAAAATCGAGATGCGCTACACACTCGCGGGATCGTCGTGTACCTGCGCGCGAATCCGCACGACCTGTGGCTGCGCACGCGCCGCGACAAGAATCGTCCGCTGCTGCAGACCGAAGATCCGAAGGCACGCCTCGAAGCACTGTACGAGGTGCGCGATCCGCTGTATCGCGAGTGCGCGCATTTTGTTATCGAGACCGGGCGGCCGTCGGTTGCCGGGCTCGTCAATATGGTGCTGATGCAGCTTGAAATGGCGGGCGTCAGTGTCGTCCAGCCGGTCCCTCCCGCGCCATCTACGTGATAATGGCGAGCATGAAGACCCCCATGATTACCGTCAACGTCGAACTGGGCGAGCGCGCCTACCCCATCCACATCGGCTCCGGGCTGATCGGACAGACTGAGCTTTTCGCGCCGCATATCGCGGGCTCGTCGGTGACGATCGTCACCAACACCACCGTCGATCCGCTGTACGGCGACGCGCTCCGGCAAGCGCTGGCGCCGCTCGGCAAACAGGTGTCGACGGTCGTGCTGCCCGACGGCGAGGCGTACAAGAACTGGGAAACGCTGAACCTGATCTTCGACGCGCTGCTGGGTTCGCGCGCCGACCGCAAGACCACGCTGATCGCGCTGGGCGGCGGCGTGATCGGCGACATGACCGGTTTCGCGGCTGCGTGCTACATGCGCGGCGTGCCGTTCATCCAGGTACCGACCACCCTGCTGTCGCAGGTCGATTCGTCGGTGGGCGGCAAGACCGGCATCAATCACCCGCTCGGCAAGAACATGATCGGCGCGTTCTATCAGCCGCAGGCGGTCATCGCCGATATCGCGACGCTGCAAACGCTGCCCGAGCGCGAACTCGCCGCAGGCGTCGCCGAAGTCATCAAGACCGGCGCGATCGCGGATGCCGCATTCTTCGACTGGATCGAAGCGAACGTCGAAGCGCTGAACCGCTGCGAACCCGAAGCGCTCGTGCACGCGGTAAAGCGTTCGTGCGAGATCAAGGCATCGGTCGTTGCCGCGGACGAACGCGAAGGCGGCCTGCGCGCAATCCTGAATTTCGGCCACACGTTCGGCCACGCGATCGAAGCAGGCCTCGGCTACGGCGAGTGGCTGCACGGCGAAGCGGTCGGTTGCGGGATGGCGATGGCGGCGGATCTGTCGGTGCGGCTCGGTCATCTCGACGAAGCGTCGCGCCGGCGGCTCGTCGATGTGATCTCGGCGGCGCGTCTGCCCACGCGCGCACCCGCGCTCGGCGCGGATCGCTACGTCGACCTGATGCGCGTCGACAAGAAAGCGGAAGCCGGCCAGATCAAATTCATCCTGCTGAAACGGTTCGGCGACACGCTGATCGCGCCCGCGCCGGACGACGCCGTCCACGCGACGCTCGCGGCAGCCGTCTAGTCCGGCAGCGCCACGCAGCCACGGCGCACCGGACCCGAACGCTTCATGCGGCGGCTACCCCTCTTGCGGAGAAACCGGTGAGCGACACGCGCAGCGATCAATCGACGAACGACAGCGTCCCTCGCGGCAACCCCATGCCGCCGGTGCGGCCTACCGTCGCCACGCTCGAGGCGCATCTCGCGCCGTACGCGGCGCATTCGTCGCTATCGCGCGGACGCCGCTATCCGGAAGCCGCGCCCACCGCACGCACCGAGTTTCAGCGCGATCGCGACCGCATCGTGCATTCCACCGCGTTTCGCCGGCTCGAATACAAGACGCAGGTGTTCGTGAATCACGAGGGCGACCTGTTCCGCACGCGCCTCACGCACAGCCTCGAGGTCGCGCAGATCGCGCGGTCGGTCGCACGCAATCTGCGCGTCAACGAGGATCTCGTCGAAGCGATTTCGCTCGCGCACGATCTCGGCCATACGCCGTTCGGTCACGCGGGCCAGGACGCGCTCAACGAGTGCATGCGCGAGTACGGCGGCTTCGAACACAACCTGCAAAGTCTCGCGGTCGTCGATGAACTCGAAGAACACTACGGCGCGTTCGACGGACTGAATCTCTGTTTCGAGACGCGCGAAGGCATCCTCAAGCACTGCTCGCGTGAGAACGCACGGCGGCTCGGCGACCTGGGCGAGCGCTTCCTGCGCGGCGAGCAACCGTCGATCGAAGCGCAGATTGCGAATCTCGCCGACGAGATCGCGTACAACAATCACGACGTCGACGACGGTCTGCGCTCGGGTCTTCTCACGATCGACCAGCTCGCCGAGGTCGAACTCTGGCAGCAGCACTACGAGGCGGCGCGCGCGGATTATCCGCATATCGAGGGGCGGCGGCTGGTGCATGAAACCGTGCGCCGCATCATCAATACGCTGATCGTCGATCTGATCGACACGACGACGCGCAATCTGCAGCGTCACGCGCCCGCTTCACTCGACGACGTGCGCGCCGCGCCCGCGCTCGTCGCGCACAGCGAAGCCGTGGCCGCGCAGGCCACGGCGCTCAAGCGCTTTCTGTTCGGGAATCTGTATCGCCACTATCGCGT
This window harbors:
- a CDS encoding penicillin-binding protein 1A, with protein sequence MQSTSPTSPPPAPEKRKRSLWMKLLLGFVGLIVAGIVCVGLVLGYALVVATPNLPSLDALTDYQPKVPLRIYTADHVLIGEFGEERRDVVHIQDVPDNLKKAVLAIEDARFYDHGGVDLTGIARAGFVALTNGHATQGASTITMQVARNFFLSSEKTYTRKIYEMLLAYKIESKLSKDQILEVYMNQIYLGQRAYGFASAARVYFGKDMKDLTLAECAMLAGLPKAPSAYNPVVNPKRAKVRQEYILQRMLELNYITQQQYDEAAKQPLVVKGAGKEFSVHAEYVAEMVRQMMYAQYREEAYTRGLNVVTTIDSADQDVAYRALRKGLMDYERRHGYRGPEAFIDLPPPGDDREQAIDDALLEHPDNGEIVAAMVTSATPKQVQVTFIDGNTATIEGDGLRFASFALGPRAQPNQRVRPGAIIRVVKDDEGNWSITQLPQVEGAFVSVVPQDGAIRALVGGFDFNKNKFNHVTQAWRQPGSSFKPFIYSASLEKGLAPATIINDAPLFFSAAETGGQAWEPKNYGGGFDGPMTMRTALMKSKNLVSIRILNQIGTKYAQQYITRFGFDADRHPAYLPMALGAGLVTPLQMAGAYSVFANGGYRVNPYLIAEVTDQRGIVVAHAQPLVAGESAPHAIDPRNAYVMNSLLQSVAQRGTGAKTNVLKRTDLGGKTGTTNDSRDAWFAGYQHTLTAIAWIGYDNPRSLGDRETGGGLALPVWIEYMSRALKDVPAYKMPMPDGIVTLGDELYFEDFTPGHGFVATVGVSQASLDAGASGASGVAPAEVGEQEKQDIMNLFRGH
- the pilM gene encoding pilus assembly protein PilM, coding for MAFGSSLLLPARRFAAGVDVSQQALRLVVLSRRSRAGGGARVEHMGEAPLTPGAMAGAEMVDRTAVSRALRHLFAELPSRCDTQALSCAMGLPASAIATATVPLAQFGGVRVASHRVHATLEPAVMVEAERIAGIERHALAVDWFVEDALHNASHAHDEGRVTIAAAGRAHLEARVECAASAGITLTALDGEPHAALRALRYAASCELTPREPYVALWIGTESVHGWHIAGETMTGEIRYPSLEYAGFADALRDLARQDAPGCALVGGELELLDGIGFSMADIGDVLGCTVLPFECVTFGEGIAAHAVELLHEPAYAVAFGLALRGVFE
- a CDS encoding fimbrial assembly protein → MKGARVFPDRDFAWIGGFNLLPYRRRNALRARRRFVAECGFAALVGGACVLLLVGWHTYQRSRIDGERVTVERTLTQLAVPLAEHARLSRDAHTAQSDAADAATRSAPLDHLRDLLDVLSNEPASGVVLERLRHRGQQTDLVARAADRALSAAWIERLDGVRGAQGADASDLHHAASSGSGHGKSDAVDGSFEFGAAVRWAGAMDDAKGAVHRAFVAGSGGVK
- the pilO gene encoding type 4a pilus biogenesis protein PilO, with translation MSIPPEAWSKQRRFVVALLVAFAAFVLGVQGIRSADLDGFDASRATLAEAQHRLADARHAMTQLPTLRNEARERAQRARPAVWTSADDVRALSALADDSGLALVSLEPGAESGAATDTMRPVQLAARGDFAEVLQFIDGLTTLPVLVVPFDVEIRRDGNVLSMNATLQVFSRLSPVANALSHADADDDPEIVFYDPFSQRATSVDASADASLRLVGLLRDRVHALALVETDDGPIAAEPGQQVGDARVTRIDADGLTLATSLGAKQLTFAEDAR
- a CDS encoding type IV pilus secretin PilQ; this translates as MSVVLPTRGLIACVAALVLMTAHALAHATVAPLPDLMPIDDSVASAGVPPLPPGVPEGSTPNPFSPRSAGDSIDRVEDVEAVQKDPLDESTTTDAAPHPSTPPITAATPPDPLEGPPTPLPPTQRMTSAASDETGNLTDNKPITLDFQHAELGAVLNAFARFTGLNIVSSEKVRGFVSLKLDKVPWRNAFDTLLDVNGLAMERRGNVIWVASLAELAARERQRFEAHARDADLEPLVSRTFELHYARADDVRRLLGAAGNQRVLSKRGSVMADPRTNLLFVTDLDARLAQIAQLIATIDRPTRQVMIEARIVEGEQGFSRNLGVRMALANTAADGGGTGVVGGNEGTVLDLTARPISGFDAATAGLTLFAARATRLLNIELSALEAEGRGQTVSSPNVVTADRTKAIVEQGTELPYQAKVGQGVSGVQFRRASLKLEVEPQITPDGHVVLDLDVAKDSVGEQTAAGPAINTKHVQTRVEVEDGGTVSIGGIYEQNDRDDVTGVPVLGKIPLLGALFRHSAHRDQHDELVVLITPHVVRAE
- a CDS encoding shikimate kinase, whose product is MQPRDSHANVFFVGLMGAGKTTVGRAVARRLERPFFDSDHEIEARTGARIPLIFEHEGEAGFRDREAQVIGDLTARDNIVLATGGGAVLRPENRDALHTRGIVVYLRANPHDLWLRTRRDKNRPLLQTEDPKARLEALYEVRDPLYRECAHFVIETGRPSVAGLVNMVLMQLEMAGVSVVQPVPPAPST
- the aroB gene encoding 3-dehydroquinate synthase yields the protein MITVNVELGERAYPIHIGSGLIGQTELFAPHIAGSSVTIVTNTTVDPLYGDALRQALAPLGKQVSTVVLPDGEAYKNWETLNLIFDALLGSRADRKTTLIALGGGVIGDMTGFAAACYMRGVPFIQVPTTLLSQVDSSVGGKTGINHPLGKNMIGAFYQPQAVIADIATLQTLPERELAAGVAEVIKTGAIADAAFFDWIEANVEALNRCEPEALVHAVKRSCEIKASVVAADEREGGLRAILNFGHTFGHAIEAGLGYGEWLHGEAVGCGMAMAADLSVRLGHLDEASRRRLVDVISAARLPTRAPALGADRYVDLMRVDKKAEAGQIKFILLKRFGDTLIAPAPDDAVHATLAAAV
- a CDS encoding deoxyguanosinetriphosphate triphosphohydrolase, with product MPPVRPTVATLEAHLAPYAAHSSLSRGRRYPEAAPTARTEFQRDRDRIVHSTAFRRLEYKTQVFVNHEGDLFRTRLTHSLEVAQIARSVARNLRVNEDLVEAISLAHDLGHTPFGHAGQDALNECMREYGGFEHNLQSLAVVDELEEHYGAFDGLNLCFETREGILKHCSRENARRLGDLGERFLRGEQPSIEAQIANLADEIAYNNHDVDDGLRSGLLTIDQLAEVELWQQHYEAARADYPHIEGRRLVHETVRRIINTLIVDLIDTTTRNLQRHAPASLDDVRAAPALVAHSEAVAAQATALKRFLFGNLYRHYRVMRMASKAKRVVAGLFDAFIADPRLLPPAYQAAQADAQPRLVAHYIAGMTDRYALKEYQRLFVVDGA